The genomic window TTCCACAAATAGCACCAATCAATTGATTAATTCTATTCATATTCTTCTTTCTAATATTTTACTTAATCATAAATTTTTTATATTTTAGATTTATTAAAAATATTAAAATAAAAAAAAATTTTAAAAATCAATTAAAAAATTACAACAAATTTATTTAATATTTTTGATCCATCCACAACAATTTTTAACCTAGAAATAAATTGAATTAGAACTTTTATCATTATTATATTTATACCAAACTTATTATGAATTTTACCAAATCGAATTAATTGAATAATATTCAAAATATTTAATATATTAAATAATGAAATATTAATACTTTATAAAATAAAAAATAATAAATCTCCTGCATTTTTATTTATTTCACTTTTCATATTTATTTTATTAAATAATTTTTTTAGATTATTTCCCTATATTTTTTCATCTTCAAGACATATAGTATTTTCAATTACTTT from Aphis gossypii mitochondrion, complete genome includes these protein-coding regions:
- the ATP8 gene encoding ATP synthase F0 subunit 8 — protein: MAPINWLILFMFFFLMFYLIMNFLYFSFIKNIKMKKNFKNQLKNYNKFI